A window of Cryptococcus tetragattii IND107 chromosome 5, whole genome shotgun sequence genomic DNA:
GCCACACTGGGTTTGCGGGCGGCGTTTGCGGGGTTACGTGTCATTCCGAGGGGCCAATCAAGTCGCCCGCGATTGCAGCCTCTTTGAGCGCCATTCCGCTGTTTCTTGCTTccaactccatcttcctcaccaCATCTCCCAATCCGCAAAAATGGCCGCCCACATCGGCAGAAtcaacctcctccccaCCACCCGTACTCTCGTCTCCGGCGCCCCTCTCGCCCGGGGCATCTCCCTCGCCGTCCCCGCTGCCGGTGACGCCCACAGCCACGGCCACGATGGCCACGCGGGTCCTAGGCCCGACATCCCCGCCGCTTGGGCTTTCAAGGCCGGTGCCAGGGGCCACGTCGGTAGGACCAATGGTGAGTATTGCGCTGGACAAAAGGAACGGCAAGATGGAATGATTGGGGAAGTAGAGGACGGCTGCGTAGAGGAATGACGGAGATGGACAAATCACGAATCGCGTTTGACCAATAACTAACCTTTGCAATGCCCACTAGCTCTCCCCACAACACCCAGCTTCCAACAACgattcctctccaccacccgAAACGTCCCCGCtgccgcctcttcctccgccacTGATGTCCCTGATTTCAGCCCCTACCGTGCCAAGAACCCCAACACCACCCGAAACGTCTCCTACTTTATGGTCGGTGCCCTCGGTGCGCTTGGTGCTTCCAGTGTGAAGAGCACAGCTGTCGACATGTTGAGTAACATGGCTGCTTCTGCCGATGTTTTGGCTTTGGCGAAGAttgaggttgagatggGTGCCATCCCAGAGGGTGAGTTTTTAGGACATATACGGGCATGGTAGTGGCACTGGGCATTTGGGGAGATGACTGATGAGTTCCTGTATAGGAAAGAACCTTATCGTCAAGTGGCGAGGAAAGCCAGTGTTCATCCGACACCGAACTcctgatgagattgaggaggcCAACTCTGTTGACGTCAAGTCTTTGCGTGATCCCGAGACTGATGACCAGAGGACACAGCGACCGGAGTGGCAAGTGTTTTCATTTTGGGTTTGAAAATTCCTCAAATGCTGACCTTGGAATATAGGCTTGTTATGATTGGTGTCTGCACACATCTTGGTTGTGTTCCCATCGGTGAGTTTTCTTCCATAAATCAAACATTTGCTGTTGGAAAATGGTTAACAATATTGTAGGTGAGGCTGGTGACTATGGAGGTTGGTTCTGCCCTTGTCACGGTTCCCACTATGACATCTCTGGCCGAATCCGACGAGGTCCCGCTCCTCTTAACCTCGAAATCCCCGAGTATACTTTTaacgatgacgaggagaagattgtcgTCGGTTAGATGGGATGCATTGGACAGATTATGGGGCTTTTATGCAAAGCATTGATATATTGGTGGTCCACAGCACAAGTTTATGGGGGCTCTGTTGCCATTGTATCGGATTTACTCATGGGTTGTCGTCAGTTGCGGATGGGGGCATCGTGAAAAACAGTGATTCAATATCCGGGGGAATCGAACAATTATGCAAGAGCTTGGTAAGACGAGTGTGAATAGCTGATTGTCAGGCAGTCAAGGAGGTCGTGAAAACGATGTTTTTGCGCAAGGCCAGCAGCCGTGAGATCAGTTTAAGCGTGTCATGCTCATGGCTGTCAACCCGGTGCAGATGGCTCCATGTTGGCATGATTAATGGTGACCATTCTCAAGTCAGTGTACATTCTGCAAAATTCCTCGAAAGTGTTTGTCTCGCATCTTCCGTAGCAATGATATTAAGGGGTTAGCCGTATCAGGGGATATTAAGTTTTCAAGCCTGCTGCTCTGGCCGTTCAAAGTATGGTCCGATTAAAGTCTATAAAGAAAACAGGGAAATGGTCACGGAATATACTTGAATTTTGCGCCATCGCGTATGGGGCCCTAGATTGGATGTCAAGGTGATAGACCAAAAGACGATCATCAGCTTTCAATTCTCCCCACTTGGTGCCTTGAGAACCTGGCTTccaactttttttttttttttttccctcaaTTTGACCTCCCAGCACGAGAAGCCACAGCCCATATAATCAACGACGGACCATCCTTCCGAAATTCACTCATCAATGCAATGCAATGCTGATCCATGCTGTGACTATTCCCTTGGCAAAATACCCCTTCCAAactccttttccaactGTTCCCTGACGGTCTCCACCTTTTCCACCAAGAACGGATCCCTCAACTGGCTGACGAATTTGGGCAAAAcgtggagatggaatgcACGATGCGCTGCTGGAGAGCCGAATTGAGTAAAGACACCACCGAGGATAGCTTCGACCGTTTGGCCCTTGACGGAAAGGTTTCCGCTGGCCTGAGCAGTCTGCATGTTGTCagtttttttcttttcccttcttcttcccctgccACCAAAGACACAGCGGAACTCTCACATACCTGATTCCGATCCCATCGCaaaacatcttccactctcCATTCACCGCCGACCATCCTGCCCAAGTTATTCACATGCCTCAACGCAGtcaatctctcttccaactcttttcctctcaaAAAGTCGGATCCCTGTTCACGCAACGCACCCGATGATCCATACGCTTCATGCACAAACAGCGCCAAATAAGTCGATAACGCCCTACGTCCAAGGAAAGCAAGACGGGCGTTATGGGGCGCTGAACTTTCTTGCGCTATCGGTGATTGGGCTTCCGAGAGGGACTGAGAATGTCTGACGGGGTGGGCGAATCGGTAAGATTTGTGTGTGAGGATCTGGAGGGCAAGAGCTGGGTTAAACTGGCGGGACGgcgggagagaaaagaggtttGAGAGGTACGCCTGGGCGACTTGGGGAGTTGTGCTGCTTGTGCTGGAGGGTAACGGGGGGGGCGGATaagaggacgaggtggaggatgcCGACGCTGGGGAGGCATAGCTGCGGGCTGTGGCAGGTGAGTATGTGAGcagagggggaggggggagaCAAGAGAGGGGGGAACTGACTCTGTGCAGGTAAACGGCCGAGGACGGAAGCGGCGACACCCGGCGCTGATCTTCGGAGGGacatggaggaggaggacgggAGGGCCATGGCGGGCTTTTCTGGCGGGGGCTGCaggggaggggggagggaCAGTGGGCAGAGGGGAGAAGGCGGGAGCTTTTTTGTATGTCAGAGTAGGTCGTGCGAGATTTCAGAGCATGTATTCAAAGAAAGTCAAGAGATCGGCGTTTCAGAAACATCACACGGCGTTATGTAACGAGGCGCGATATCACATCGGCGGCCTCACCCGACACCTCTTGCGCCAGCACTGGGGGGCTTGCAACGGCGTGACCAAAAGTAACACAGATACATGCAGTCTAGTACATCTAACGAACCTTGTAAGCTTGCACAGTACATgtcctctccccttcctctcccttcttccccttggCCCAGTGAATCTCCACATCCAGTTCTCGCGAGTTGGTGTCTGACTTTTTACACCTGAACTGGCCcacaatctcctctccaggAGCGAGCTCGATAGGCTTGTGAACAAGAAAGACGACCTGCTTCCAGTGGGTGTATTTGCCCCTGGGGCCGGTGGTGAAACTCACTTCGACTCCCGTCTTTCCAGAAGACGGGGTGAGCGGCTCTACAGGGCTAGTGTACTCGTCGTCACCAAACTGTCGAATGTCGACAGGGTAGCTAGGGGGAAAGTGAGAAGCACTGCCACtgagaggggagaagaatgtgTCAAAGTGAGTGAGGAAGGCGCGGACGGTAGTCGGCTTGTCtgatgttgaggagagaGCGAAGGGAGAGTGGAAGTCGAGGGATTTGACGGTGGCGTCGTGAGAGTTGATGTCGCGCACGATGGACTCGGTGGTCacaacctcctcctcatcgacaACTTCAGTGAGACCCTCGTCGAAACCGACAGCATTCATGGTGGAAAGGTCAAAGCCGTACACCGAGTTCCAAAAGTTGACCCTCTCGCGGCAAACACGGTCACCGGTGATGGCACTGAGGACGAGGCGtgtttgagaaggagcCATGAGACCGTTGGGCGCAAGGAATCGATCGCGAGCGCTGTACGAGTGGTTAGCTTCCAAAGCGTTACACGTTTGACTGCAGCACGTACACCAAGACAGAATCAAGCATGGATTCGTAGAGCAACATGTAGCCCATCCACTCGCTAACGATAACGTCCACTTCCTTGACAGGGAGCTGGATATCCTCCACTTTGCCTTGGATGACGGTGATCACATTGGCAAACCCATTTTTCTGAATGTTCTCTCGAGCCTTGACAGCCAAACCGGAGGCTTCGATGGCATATACGTGCTTGGCCCCGGCTTTGGCAGCGAGCACTGAGTGCGGATTGTCAGGTTAGGTCCGCCTTGGCGACTTTGCGACATGGAGAGTTGAGACTTACTGGACAAGATACCGGTACCACATCCAACATCCATCACAACAGCACCCTTGAAAACTTGAGGATTCGATAAAAGAAATCGGGCATAAGAAACTGTTCGGACGGTATCCTTGAGCATGATTTCGTGAATGTCTAAACGGCTTTATTAGCGAAAAAATTATATCTCTGGAAGGACGCTGAGGCGATAATCGCACCATTCTCTTCGTAAGAATGAAAATAATGGGTGTCATCATCCCTTTCAAccgccttccccttcccctttccttttccgttcccatccatcttgaCCTGTATCTCCTCGGTTTCATCGTCCTCTGATCCGATAGTCTTGGTGACCAATAACTGCATCGCTGCGAGGTCTTTCCTCGCCTTTTCCAGCTCGGCTTCGAGAAGTGTCACTTTTTGAGATTCAAGAGATTGAGCATCCTTTGAAGGGCCAGCAGAgggagcttgaagaggctcgtcatcatcatctgacCAAAAATCGTCAAAGTCATATTCTACAGAATAAATTagattatttatttatttatttttgagATCCAGCATTTAACATAATAATTGACTCACGCAAAAGAGGGTCATCAGGGATGACAGGGATAAGAAGATTGTCGTCCTTCAAAAGAGGATCATCAGCCTCGAGCGCAGAGATTTGATCCTTGTCCAAGCCCTATACAAATGGCATCCATAAGCTTTTgatttccctttttttcccttctttttttttttttggaagaaACGGTTCTGGACAAAAGTAGTGTAGTTGATACTTACAGCATTTCTGATCAAGTTGATCAACCTGATTCTGCCCAACAAATCTAATCCAAGCTTCTCACAAACTTCCTTTAGGTCAAAATCCCAATTATCTCGATCATACTGCACGGCAAGCTCTTGGGTAGGCAGGATAGTGTCGTCAAAGAGGGACTTTGTCTGACGAGCGTCGCCGAAAGAGGAGGCCCAGTCTGAGCACCTGTCGTCGCTGTCGTCAGAGGAgacggaggaagaagaagagatagacGGAGGGGCGGCTGAAGTGACCTTGTAGGACATGATGTTTGTCGTGAATGTGTTTTTAGTGCTGCAGCTCCGACTTTCCTTGAAGTTGGTATTGATTTGCTCTCCTTTGAGCGCTTGTCGCTGAAATTTATGAACAAGTGTATTTTACG
This region includes:
- a CDS encoding ubiquinol-cytochrome c reductase, iron-sulfur subunit, encoding MAAHIGRINLLPTTRTLVSGAPLARGISLAVPAAGDAHSHGHDGHAGPRPDIPAAWAFKAGARGHVGRTNALPTTPSFQQRFLSTTRNVPAAASSSATDVPDFSPYRAKNPNTTRNVSYFMVGALGALGASSVKSTAVDMLSNMAASADVLALAKIEVEMGAIPEGKNLIVKWRGKPVFIRHRTPDEIEEANSVDVKSLRDPETDDQRTQRPEWLVMIGVCTHLGCVPIGEAGDYGGWFCPCHGSHYDISGRIRRGPAPLNLEIPEYTFNDDEEKIVVG
- a CDS encoding mitochondrial 54S ribosomal protein mL57, with product MALPSSSSMSLRRSAPGVAASVLGRLPAQTRSYASPASASSTSSSYPPPPLPSSTSSTTPQVAQAYLSNLFSLPPSRQFNPALALQILTHKSYRFAHPVRHSQSLSEAQSPIAQESSAPHNARLAFLGRRALSTYLALFVHEAYGSSGALREQGSDFLRGKELEERLTALRHVNNLGRMVGGEWRVEDVLRWDRNQTAQASGNLSVKGQTVEAILGGVFTQFGSPAAHRAFHLHVLPKFVSQLRDPFLVEKVETVREQLEKEFGRGILPRE